In Amblyraja radiata isolate CabotCenter1 chromosome 15, sAmbRad1.1.pri, whole genome shotgun sequence, the genomic window gtcacacctgcctgcgtttggtccatatccctccaaacctgtcctatctatgtttcttaaatgttgggatagtccctgcctcaactacatcctccggcagtatgttcaatatacccatcaccctttgtgtgaaaaaaacaaatgttttcacaccctttgtgtgaaaaaaagatgctgcctgtcccgctgagttaatccagcattttgtgtctatcttcatttaaaccagcatcggcagttccttcctacacatacgatatgatagaattttatttatcccagggaaatctttctgccaacagtcataaaacacatgaAATATGTACGGTCACGTTACTTGCAACTGGTCAATGGAACAGATATCCagtttcaagcagggtccaaggccccaCACCCAGGGGCTGATCTGCCCTTAGCTCACAGTTCACCCATTGTGACCCTTTTGCACATGGAGTGAATGGCCCTGTTTTCTGGTGTACGTTGTGCAAATTATAGAGATATGAAGgcactgggtttaaagcagaactgATTTATTTTACACCAATCCAAAATATTAAACTCCAGCAGTTACAAGGGCAACTGGCATTACAGAAACAAAgaggcccgacccgctgagttactccagcactattgtcACATATCCACGATATGTGTAGTAATATATCAGCAGTAACCATAGTCCAACACCAGCAGTCACTTGTGGACGCAACAGGATTTAACAACAAAGGCAAATTATTTTTATGtacacatacttggctaataagatctattcaattcaattaatgacggtggcgcagcagtagggttgctgccttacagcgaatgcatcgccggtgacccaggttccattctgaccacgggtgctgtctgtacggagtttgtacgttttcccccgtgatctgcgtgggttttccccgagatcttcggtttcctccctcactccaaacacgtacaggtttgtaggttaattggcttgtgtaaaaaaaatgtccctagtgggtgtaggatagtgttaatatgcgggaatcgttggtcggtgcgcgtACTCTAAACAAACCAGAAACGTATATTTAAACTTTCCCACTATGCCATCTCCCCAGCATGAATTCTCTGGGGGGGTCACCCGGTTAGGCTTACTGGTGAAACCCTACCCATGGTTGGGAGAGGCAAATGGGTTCTCCACAGCGTGAATTCGCTGGTGGCTCTTCAGGTTAGAAGATTGAGtgaatttcttcccacactcagagcaggtgaacggccgctCTCCAGAGTGAATTCTCTGGTGTCTCAGTAACGCAGATGAGTGAGAGAATGCCTTCCCACACTCaatgcaggtgaacggcctctcccccgtGTGAATTATCTGGTGTCTCAGTAACTGAGATGAACGAgtaaatcccttcccacattcaGAGCAGGTGAATGGCCTCTCTCCAGTGTGAATTCGCTGGTGTAACTGTAACTCAAATGATTCAATGAAtctcttcccacactcagagcagcCAAACGGCCTATCTCCAGTGTGAATTCTCTGGTGTAGCAGCAACTTAGATGATCcaatgaatcccttcccacactcagagcaaGTGAACGGCCTCTCTCCTGTGTGAATACGCTGGTGCCTCTTCAGTTGGTACGATCGAATGAATCCCATCCCACAATCGGGACAAGTAAACGGTTTCTCCACAGTGTGAACTTGCTGTCGGGTCAACAGGTGGGAAGATTGGTTTAATCCCTGCCCACACTCAGAGCTGGCGAGTAATTTCTCCATGCCGTGACCTGTCTGGCGTCCGGGCGGATCAGCTGACGCAGTGAATCCTCCCACACGTTCAGGCGCCGGTGAAATAAACGAGTTAGAGATTCCTGAACATCAATCCTCTGCTTCTTCTACCCTGTAAAAAGAGTTGACCATAAATTAACAGGTAAAGATCTgtccgggtgcagcagcatctcaggagcgaagaagataggtaacgtttcgggccgaaacccttcttcagacgttgcctatctacttcgctccatagatgctgctgcatccgctgagtttctccagcattgttgtgtaccttcgattttccagcatctgcagttcattcttaaacacaagatctgtccgggtcgggacccttcctctcaCCGCTCAATCCGTGCATTCGATGCGCTCACGCCGCCGGGGACCGCACCGATTCTCCCCGCAGCCGGGGGCCGCTCCTCAGGCCGGGCCTCGGTGCTGACTGATCCCGCGCCCGGATCCCCGCTCCTACCCGCCGCCGATCCCCCGGAGTCTTTTGTCCACGGACCGCATGCGCGTCTTCGCAGCACCACTTCCTGGGCTCTCCGCGCCTGCGCGCTTGGTATCGCATGTAACATAGGGTGACTTCTGGGGCGCGGAGGTTTCTGGGTAAAAAGGGCGCCATGGACATGATCTGAAATCACCGGCTCAACGTTCCCCAATGGACAACAGCCACTTTGCCCTTGTCTGTGAAGAGTCTGAAGTCAATGTAACACAGCGACCTCTCTCGTTGATTACTTGTAAAAATCATTACACTTACAAGTGCCGAATGGTGGAACTATCAGACTCACGAACCAATGAAGTTTGAGTTTGAATAAGTTAattggccaagtaatcacatacaaggagtttgctGTGGTGCTCCGCACGctagtgacaacatgacacacagtaacagttaggaatgacacataaaacattaataataaaacatgtgaACCATTACACATACAAGTGCCGGAAATTCCAACTATGTTACTCATGAACCAATGGCAGTTTTCACCCTCCCTCACCAGAGTAAACAGAGGAGGAAAAAATACAAGAACATTCCAGAGAAGTCATCAGAAGAGAAAGACTGGCAGTGAGTGAtcagatgggccgagtggcctacattGCATGCGGAGACAAGGGAACAACAGAACTCATTTATTTTTATACCATGGGCCGAGAtgcttttttgtttcattttgtgacccaaatcacgtatctacctgtatttataacatattatgtaaaaatattatagaaatcatacctgaaactcgtcagagagcggtggaggctggttctctggatgctttcaagagagagttagataaaaactcttagggatagcggagttcagagatatggggagaaggcaggaacgggttcctgattgtccatgatcacattgaatggcggtgttggctcaaagggcctaatggctactcctgcacctattgtctataaagaacaaaacctgcacatatttttaaacttttaaatatCAGAAAAACCTCAAATGTTCCTAGTAGAGCTCTATGATTTTTGTTCCTGCCTAGCTAGCCGCGGGACACGACTTGCGGTCTCTCCACTTCCGACTTCTGCAGCTGAGATAGTTCTACACACCATGGTGCTTGGCGTGCCTAAGGTCGTTCATCACCCGGgattagagtcatagggtgatacagtgtacaAAAAGACTACataagtcacacctgcctgcgtttggtccatatccctccaaacctgtcctatcaatgtacatgtctaactgtttcttaaatgttgggatagtccctgcctcaactacctcctctggcagtatgttccatatacccatcagcctttgtgtgaaaaaaacgaATGTTttcacaccctttgtgtgaaaaaacagacgctgcctgtcccgctgagttagtccagcattttgtgtctatcttcgtttaaaccagcatcggcagttccttcctacacatacgatatgatagaatccCAGGGAAAtcgttctgccaacagtcataaaacacatgaAATACGTACGCTCACGTTACTTGCAACTGGTCAATGGAACAGATATCTagtttcaagcagggtccaaggccccaCACCCAGGGGCTGATCTGTCCTTAGCTCACAGTTCACCCATTGTGACCCTTTTGCACATGGAGTGAATGGCCCTGCTTTTGGGTGTACGTTGTGCAAATTATAGAGATATGAAGgcactgggtttaaagcagaactgATTTATTTTACACCAATCCAAAATATTAAAGGGCAACTGGCATTCCAGAAACAAAgaggcccgacccactgagttactccagcactattgtcACATATCTACGATATGTGTAGAAATATATCAGCAGTAACCATAGTCCAACACCAGCAGTCACTTGTGGACGCAACAGGATTTAACAACAAAGGCAAATTATTTTtatgtacacatacatacattctccgagatcttcagtttcctccctcactccaaagacgtacaagtttgtaggttaattggcttgtgtaaaaaaattgtccctagtgggtgacggatagtgttaatatgcgggaatcgttggtcggcgcgcgtACTCTAAACAAACCAGAAACgtatttaaactttctccctagTGTGAACGAGCTGGTGTATCAATTGTTCAGATATTCGAGTAAATCCCAGCCCACACACTAAACAGGTGAATGCTCTCTCCCCAGCATGAATTCTCTGGGAGGGTCACCCGGTCAGACTTACttgtgaaacactaaggggcagaaaacgctggtgggtgttgtgtacaggccacctaacagtagtagtgaagttggagatggtatcaaacaggaaattagaaatgcgtgcgacaaaggcaaaactgttataatgggtgacttcaatctacatatagattgggtgaatcaaattggcaggggtgctgaggaagaggattttttggaatgtatgcgggatagttatctaaatcaacatgtagaggaaccaacgagagagcaggctattttagactgggtattgagtaatgaggaagggttagttagcagtcttgttgtacgtgcccccttgggcaagagtgaccataatatggttgagttcttcattaggatggagagtgacattgttaattcagaaacaatggttctgaacttaaagaaaggtaactttgagggtatgagacgtgaattggccaagattgactggcaattaattctaaaagggttgacggtggatatgcaatggaagacatttaaagactgcatggatgaactacaaaaattgttcatcccagtttggcaaaagaataaatcagggaaggtagtgcatccgtggataacaagggaaatcagggatagtatcaaagcgaaggatgatgcgtacaaattagccagaaaaagcagcataccggaggactgggagaaattcagagaccagcagaggaggacaaagggcttaattaggaaaggaaaaatagattatgaaagaaaactggcagggaacataaaaactgactgcaaaagtttttatagatatgtgaaaagaaagagattagttaaaacaaatgtaggtcccttgcagtcagaaacgggtgagttgatcatggggaacaaggatatggcggaccaattgaataactactttggttccgtcttcactaaggaagacataaataatctgccggaaatagcaggggaccgtgggtcaaaggagttggaggaattgagtgaaatccaggttagccgggaagtggtgttgggtaaattaaatggactaaaggccgataaatccccagggccagataggctgcatcccagagtacttaaggaagtagctccagaaatagtggatgcattagtaataatctttcaaaactctttagattctggagtagttcctgaggattggcgggtagcaaacgtaaccccactttttaagaagggagggagagagaaaacagggaattacagaccagttagtctaacatcggtagtggggaaactgctagagtcagttattaaagatgggatagcagcacatttggaaagtggtgaaatcattggacaaagtcagcatggatttacaaaaggtaaatcatgtctgacgaatcttatagaatttttcgaggatgtaactagtggcgtggataggggagaaccagtggatgtggtgtatctggacttccagaaggctttcgacaaggtcccacataagagattagtttacaaacttaaagcacacggcattggggcattccgtattgatgtggatagagaactggctggcaaacaggaagcaaagagtaggagtaaacgggtccttttcacaatggcaggcagtgactagtggggtaccgcaaggctcagtgctgggaccccagctatttacaatatatattaatgatctggatgagggaattgaaggcaatatctccaagtttgcggatgacactaagctggggggcagtgttagctgtgaggaggatgctaggagactgcaaggtgacttggataggctgggtgagtgggcaaatgtttggcagatgcagtataatgtggataaatgtgaggttatccattttggtggcaaaaacatgaaagcagactattatctaaatggtggccgactaggaaaaggggagatgcagcgagacctgggtgtcatggtacaccagtcattgaaagtgggcatgcaggtgcagcaggcagtgaagaaagcgaatggtatgttagctttcatagcaaaaggatttgagtataggagcagggaggttctgctgcagttgtacagggtcttggtgagaccacacctggagtattgcgtacagttttggtctccaaatctgaggaaggacattattgccatagagggagtgcagagaaggttcaccagactgattcctgggatgtcaggactgtcttatgaagaaagactggatagacttggtttatactctctagaatttaggagattgagaggggatcttatagaaacttacaaaattcttaaggggttggacaggctagatgcaggaagattgctcccgatgttggggaagtccaggacaaggggtcacagcttaaggataagggggaaatcctttaaaaccgagatgagaagaacttttttcacacagagagtggtgaatctctggaactccctgccacagagggtagtcgaggccagttcattggctatatttaagagggagttagatgtggcccttgtggctaaggggatcagagggtatggagagaaggcaggtacgggatactgagttggatgatcagccatgatcatattgaatggcggtgcaggctcgaagggccgaatggcctactcctgcacctaatttctatgtttctatgtttctatgaaaccctaCTCATGATTGGGAGAGGCAAATGGTTTCTCCACAACGTGAATTCGCTGGTGGGTCTTCAGGTGAGAAGATTGAGtgaatttcttcccacactcagagcaggtgaacggccgctCTCCAGAGTGAATTCTCTGGTGTATCAGTAACGCAGATGAGTGagagaatcccttcccacactcagagcaggtgaTCAGCCTCTTCCCAGGGTGAACGTtgagatgtttttgtaaattcgataattgagtgaatcccttcccacactcagagcaggtgaacggcctctccccggtgtgaactCGCTGGTGGGTCTTCAGGCCACTTGCTTGAGCgaatcccttcccacaatcgGGACAAACAAATGGTTTCTCCCCAGTGTGAACTCGCTGGTGGGATACCAGTTGGGAAGATTGGCTGAATCCCTTCCCGCactcggagcaggtgaacggcctctcccccgtGTGATTTCTCTCATGCACCACTAACGCAAAGGATTGAGCGAATCCCTGCCCACACTCGGAGCAGATGAACGGCCTCTCGCCCGTGTGATTTCTCATATGCACCACTAACGCAATGGATTGAGTGAATCCCTGCCCACACTCGGAGCagatgaacggcctctccccggtgtgaattcGCTGGTGGGTCTTCAGGTTGCTTGCGAcaatgaatcccttcccacaatcgGGACAGTCAAATGGTTTCACCGCAGTGTGAACTCGCTGGTGGGACACCAGTTCGGAAGGTTCGACAAATCCCTTCCCGCAatcggagcaggtgaacggcctctctccCGTGTGAATTCTCTGGTGTCTCAGTAAGTTAGATGAACAAgtaaatcccttcccacattcagagcaggtgaacggcctctctccaGTGTGAATTCGCTGGTGTATCTGTAACTTAAATGATTCAACGAATCTCATTCCACACTTACAGCAGACAAACGGCTTCTCCCCTGTGTGAATTCTTTGGTGTAGTAGCA contains:
- the LOC116981575 gene encoding oocyte zinc finger protein XlCOF15-like, producing MEKLLASSECGQGLNQSSHLLTRQQVHTVEKPFTCPDCGMGFIRSYQLKRHQRIHTGERPFTCSECGKGFIGSSKLLLHQRIHTGDRPFGCSECGKRFIESFELQLHQRIHTGERPFTCSECGKGFTRSSQLLRHQIIHTGERPFTCIECGKAFSHSSALLRHQRIHSGERPFTCSECGKKFTQSSNLKSHQRIHAVENPFASPNHG
- the LOC116981574 gene encoding uncharacterized protein LOC116981574 isoform X3, with amino-acid sequence MSMAPFLPRNLRAPEVTLCYMRYQARRRGEPRKWCCEDAHAVRGQKTPGDRRRVGAGIRARDQSAPRPGLRSGPRLRGESGRRSRGLMFRNL